The window CTTTTGAAGATATCATTTGGtctatctggttttttgtttttttatttgtttgtttccaaaATGTCTTCTCTTTGAGATATTCGTATTGTCTTAGCCTAAAAAACAACaccatttttgttcttttagattttcactttttaaatatttagcaaagttatgttatttttatatgttgttgaaaTTACTATGGTACCTAGTAAAACTTAGGATGGCTTAgttactatattttttatctgAGGTAGAGATGAGATTGCAGAGTCTGGGTTCTAGGGCTTTAAAATGCTGTGTGACATAATCACAAATCCAGGAAATAATAGTGCAGCTGAATGTTGGACAAGTCCCTGTAAATGGCAGCACCATCTAACAGCACTCCAGGGACATCCTGCTCACAGAATTTTTCgatttttgcaaaaaaataagaacactTGCCACTTCTTCCTTTATAAGTTTATGTGGATGTCTTGCAACATGTTGTGAAATATTTGAGGCAattctccccagaataaattttgGGGACAGTTTTCATATACACATCTATATGTACCCTAACAGTGAGTATAccattccctttcttttccttagtctccttagaaTACATTGTTTGAAGTATCAGTGCTGGTCAATGACAATTATGTTAATTTCCAACATTGTATGTTGAGTAAGAGGACAGCTATCCCACCTCTTCCTAAGACATGCTGCTTTCTGgcttttatcatttgtttttcaaaaacctttttttcttcttttccaagtgagagtaggggagatagactctcgtAAGCGCCCtcaccaggatccaaccagcaaccccctctgggctgatgctctacccatctggggccatgctctcaaccaagctatttttagcacctaaagcagaggctccacagagccatcctcagtgtccaggcagatacacttgaaccaatcaagctatggctgtgggagaggaaaagagagagagagagaagggggaagggtggagaagcagatggtcacttctcctgtatgccctgactgggaatcgaacctgggacatccacatgctggatgaactctctaccactgagacaaccagccagggcttcaataatttttaaaaggtaaatttcatttagatttgcatttttaaaatttctagcaaggtaaaattatttttatatgtttatcaaAACAGGACCTAAATTCCCAAACAATTAATAATTTAATGAAACAATTTCCATGGGGGTGGAGCACCCAGTGATTTATTAAATTGGATAGGCATCACCAAAATATAGGTAGTGTGGCACCTCTGTTAAAAATCATTTTGGATAGCATGTATAAAATGGTGACtagagttaataatactgtattgcatatttgaaggTTTCATGCATCTACTATAAAACACATTTAGATTCCGTTAGGGTTTCAGTGACCAAGGGTTGTTTTCTATACATTGTAAATATAATTaactattttacatttctgtgtAAGCTAATTATCCATGTCACTTCCTTTTGAAGACATTAACCAATCTCAGGAAGAGGGTGTGGCCTTAAGTGAGCAGAGTCATATGTATCCAGAGGCCAATTCATCTCCAAGGTAGACTGATCAAGTTTGTAGCTGCCAGGAAGAAGAGAGTTCCTACATGCCCTCCAAAGGTGAGACCATTTATAGTAGACAGTTGTGAGTATGGAATGTACAGGAAAAATCTTTGTGCCTACTTTTTCTTATACGAATACATTCGTATTTACCTGTTGGAGTGCTTGTGatttctccaagcaaataattaGCTTTTCTAGTTATTTACAATgacatcaatatttaaaatatctgtagCTAGAGCTTTTGTAATATAGTGGTATTTTTATaagttgtttgattttttttattaccatATGGCTActatgtttttagttttaaaagagaTTTCCCTAGTTTTTATGCATTATGGAAATCACGAACACCTAAAAGTTTCCACATCATGTAGGCATATAATAGTCTTCATGCACatcaacctaaaaaataaatgtgttgaattaattaataatacaTTGTAAAAGTCAAATTTTCAATCTCTATAAAACCTTCAGTTTCCAAACTAGAATTAGAAACTTCAAAACGGATTCAAACAACTGTAAGGACTCTCAGGAAGTAGCATTGGTCACAGAGTGGGAACATCAGAAATAAGGATGCTTTCATTAACTGCATCTCTGATTTTCTAGTGGAGCAAGAACATCCAAATGCTctcatatttaaactttttttttttaattttttaattttaattatttatttatttttttacagagacagagagagagagtcagagagagggatagataggaacagaaagacagaaacaaagagagatgagaagcatcaatcatcagtttttcattgtggcactttagttgttcattgattgctttctcatatgtgccttgaccgcgggccttcagcagaccaagtaaccccttgctcaagctggcgaccttgggtccaagctggtgagattttttttgctcaaaccagatgagcctgagctcaagctggtgacttcggggtctcgaacctaggtcctctgcatcccagtctgacgctctatccactgctctaccacctggtcagacactctcatatttttaaaaaataatttattacatgTTGCTGATTATCACTGTAGCTTGAATGAGGacactgagagaaattaaagtgaTTTGGAAAAGATTGTTttcctatttgttatttatagtttttaacaAACAGTTTTTGTTATAATAACTAATAGTTTTTACAATCTGTAGTTTGAAAAGAAGTTTTCCTATGAAACTTAAGGCATAAATTCAAAAGTTGATGGTTTAAGGAGCTCAAAGTTAAAGTCGATGCTGATTTAATTAAActagcttaggccctggccggtttgctcagtggtagagcatcggcctggcgtgcaggggacccgggttcgattcccggccagggcacacaggagaagcacccatttgcttctccaccccccacctctccttcctctctgtctctctcttcccctcccgcagccaaggctccattggagcaaagatggcccgggcgctggggatggctccttggcctctgccccaggcgctggagtggctctggtcgcggcagagcatcgccccctggagggcagagtgttgcccctggtgggcgtgccgggtggatcccggtcgggcgcatgcgggagtctgactgtcactccccgtttccagcttcagaaaaatacaaaaaaaaaaaaaaaaaaaagataattaaactaGTTTAGATTAATCTGATCAGTTGATACATCCGTTTGGAAGAAGAGGTTATTAGCATAGTGATGAAGCTGTGAGACTGTTTTACAGTCatggagtcagagaaagagagagattgactGATAATTCATAGTCTAGATATGTACTTCTGGACCACTCACCTTGTCCAATGAAGTTAGGTGGGATTGAgatcattgtttattttaaacaaaaaggaTGCTGAGGACTCTCTTGTCTCATTTTCTCCCTTGTGTCATAGCATGAACCCAACCTGTCTAGATTTACCATGTTTAGAGTTGTATTGGGGATAAGTTAATGGGTAGCTAGAGCTCAAGAAAACAGGCCGTTATCCAAAAGACTTTCCTTCCTAATATGGGCAGAAGAAtgactttttctctcttcctctctctctctttcttttgttgttctttcattctttctttttattttaattttcagaaccATGGATTCAAACACCTTGCAAGCCTTCCAGAATGAACTCACATGCTCCATCTGTATGAACTACTTCCTGGACTGGTCCAATTAGACTATGGGCACTGCTTTTGCTGCCCCCACCCGTGTAGCAAAAGAAGCGATATATCAAAACCAGTGTCCCACTCAGGAGCCTGGTTTCCCTTGCCAGGTAGGCCAGAGGTCAGTACTCTAACAGCTCTGAGGAGCAGATCTGTGTGgcacacaaagaaacaaagggGCTCTTCTGTGAGGTTGGGAAGAACCTGCTCTGTGGGCTCTTCTCTGAAATCCCAGGGCATGTGGTTCACAGCCATAGCCCAATACACTGGGCTGCTGAGGAATACAGGGTAGGTGATGTCTCCAAAGCAATTCAATACCATAGACTTCTAAACGAGAGGGAAAGATGAGGGTGATGATAAGGAAGTTGATGAAAATGGAGATGGTGATGTTGTAATGTCAATTCCAAATTATGTGTTTCCAGGCAATGCTGTTGAACCATATTCAACATTAGAATCATAATTGTGTTGAACCTCTACTAAGGTATATTTCCttacaaatttatatataattgatGCAATTATAGGCCAGGAGGCAAGCATTGGGAACACTGGCTTCTGATGCAAGATTGACATCTACATAGTCAGGACATTTGAAAATCTGGGTTTCAATTTCTCCAGAAATGGATATTATTTGTAAGGTGCcataaaacccataaaaatgctTTTGTCACCTCTGATATTCCAAGTAGTAGAATCAAATTATATTAATGTGAATAAAATCAGAACTCACCATTCTAACTCATTGTGACTTTTCTCCTATGACTTCCTTTAACCAtaaatggggagaaaaaaattttaaatatcttctgtGCCACTAAAGCTCATGGTTATGTTGCAGGAGAAACTGCTAAGAGAATGGGCTCTTTATGGAACAAGTCTCAAGAAATGCAATACAATGTGAATCAGGAAGCAAGTAAAACCCAGTCATTAGAGGTAAGAAGAAACGTgttctagttatttttatttttctatgtttatgaAGATTGAGAAATGCTGGCTTATATTAGCTAAATTCAAGTTATCAGTTAAAGGATAATGGTTTCTGCCTAGCAAAAAGtagtagctttatttttttttattcattaaaaatatagtgGGCTTCAGTAATAGCTAAGCAGTCACAAATATAATAGCAaattatatttacacacacacatatacacatgcatacatactGGCCAATAGAAGCTAGTGCAAAGAATGCtaatacagttgactcttgaacaaggGGAAGGACTAGGGTCCCAGTAGCTTGCAGTCAGATATCCAATTATCACCCTTTACTCTTCCAAAATTGCCTTGTTCTTTCTTATCTGCAAGGCAATGTTTCCAAGACCTCATGGATACTAATTTCCAGGAATGTTCAAGTCCCTTACATGAAATGGcataaaacaaaatggtgtaaaaTTTGCACACAGCTGACCCTTGCATTCATGGATTTCCAAACTCGGATCATAAATATCTGCCATGTGTTGAATTCGCATATAGGAAACCTGaagatacagatggccaattgtgtactcattgaaaaaaaatgcagTACTAGTGAACCCTCAATGTTCAAACCTatgttgtttaagggtcaactgtatatgtGGTAATCAGGGCTTGATAGGTATTTGAAGATGTGATAAATCTTTTCAGAAGCTGAGTATAAGATAATACCATATTAATTTTCACTATGAAGACAAGGACAGCAATAAAGTAGTACCTAGAAGATAAAAATAGagaattctttttgtgtgtgtatttttctgaagtgagaaacagggaggcagagagacagatttctgcatgtgccctacccGGATTCACCCAGCATatccactaggaggtgatgctcttcccatctggggctctgttgcaactagagccattctagtgcctgaggcagaggccatggagccatcttcagcgcctgggccaactttgctccagcggagccttggctgcgggaggggaaaagagagagatagagagaaaggagagggggaagggtggagaaggggatgggcgcctctcctatgtgccctggctgggaattgagcctgggatatccacatgctgggctgattctctactgctgagccactggccagagccaaataGAGAATTTTTTAGAAATCTgtacacttaaatatttttaagatgtacAAAAATCAGgcaaaggaacaagaaaaaataaaagggaacaaacagaaaataattgaTGGAGTAAGAAGCTAGAAACTTCATGGGGAGAAAATCAGGGACCCCTTTGAGGGCTGATTGAATAGGAACAGAGACCAGGAACAAAGGGTGAGGGGAGACAGAAGTGCTAGCAAATGCTCAAGACACTTTAGGTGTGAGGCATAAAGTTTGTCATGTACTTTCTTGAGGAGTCCAAGGAAATATGGAAAACATGAAGCTGAGAGTGAGGCTGTGTAATCCCTATCATACCCTATCTGTACAGGACTATGGGGCCCTTAGGAAAGTGATGATCAAAGCTGAATATCAGAAAATGCATCTATTTCTGTGTGAGGAAGAGCATCTCCATCTggacagaatggagagagaagcaaaggagATCTTCCAACAGCTCAGGGAAAGTGAATTCAGAATGACCCAACAGAAGGAAAGCCTGCAAGAAGTGTTCAGAGAGCTGACAGACTTGTGCCACAAGCCTGACATGGAGATGCTCCGGGTGAGAATGGAGGGTTCACTTTCAGAGACAGGAATGTTTTCTGAGCCATGTTGCCATGATATTGAATGTTGCCTGTAGATACCATTATCTTCAGCTAAGCATCAATGCTCCTTGACTCCCATCcttgtgtctgtctgtccagtTAGTCATTTATTTCCTATTATCCTGGTAATCTGTGGGAGATTTGTGCTCTAAATAGCTAACAGAGGACAAAATGATTTCAGTGTAATCCAGAGTACTATCTACACAGATACAGTGTTCAAAATCagtcaattcctgaccaggggaGTCTGAACTTCTCTGTGGTAATTCTCAATTTACGTTCCTCCAACCCATGTAAATCTCTGTCATCCCCACAAAAGCGTCTTCATAAAGACATTGAGGTTTTTCCCCTTGCTAGTCAATGTTAACACTCTATTTTTCATACGGTTCTCTGTTTGACGTGAATGGCGATTGTAAATGGTCAGATCTCTCCTTGGGAATAAGACGGGGCAACAAGTGCCAGTGGAACCTGGACCTCATTGCGTCACTTCACTCCCCTGCCTGACCTCCTCCCTTCCTCGTGCACCTGGGGGAGTCTGGCAGGCGCTTGTTTCAGTTCTGTTGTTAACATAGCCTCTGATTGTTCCCTTaaggagaatagaaaaaaatacatattaaaacaaaCTCTGAAGACAACACAGCATACTAGAAAAGATGTATAAGGACATAACTCatgtttactttttgtttgtttgtattgcaGGATTTGGGGAATGTATTGGAAAGGTGAGTATACACCAATGGCTTCTGAGAAAGTCCCTGACTTCTTGAGGACATGGATGTGCATGTTTTGAACTATAAACCTTGTCCTCTGTggttattttccattttgttccaAAAAGGGCCCTGAGGCCTTTTAATCTCATCGTGTCCTTCTTCTATGGCTGAATTCTGACATACCTGTAAACTGTCTGACCTTCTGGGCTCTGTTCCAGCTGCTCATCCAGACTCACCACGGCAATCACTACTGAAGGGATTTCTGTAAGGTGTCACAGGGGAGGTGCCCACACTGCAGAGATGGAAGGTGAACAAGACAGGAGAGAGGGAGCTTTCCTATGAGCAGGATGAGAGGGGGTGCCTTTGTTCCCAGGAGGAGTCAAGACTCAGCCTGTTCCATCATTGCATGTCCCTTGTGGGTGGGACCTCAGGGGGAACAACTTCCAGGCACtcactgctctctgctctccgtGAGAAGCCCAAGAGTCTTGCATTCCCTGAGGTGcagcagatgaagaaattgattCTCCATACTTTCAGAAATGgaataatatttgaaaagaatggGGAAGTTTGTATTTGATTtaactaaaatttagaaaaaaagtaagataaCATTTCTTGTATTCTCCAAAAGGGTAGAATACAGTGTATGCCCAATTAACCCAGAAGGGGAGGATTTTGATAAAACAGCTTGGGTTTAAAGCTGTGATATTTGTAATAGTTTCACGACTGACCTTTGGCCCCAAATGCCACCAATGTCATTCTTTATAGGACTAAATTGGTGCAGATGCAAAACCCTCAGCCGGTGACTCCAGAGCTCACCTTCTGGCCCATCCGTAGGATCCTGGACATGCTCAACAGCTTCAGAGATCGGAGTCAGCCCTTTGGCCTCAGGCCTTGGTTTCTTTAGTGATTCTTAAAAATGAGAATTCTTCTATTTTAATTCTATTGTTTTCAGACATGAAGGTAGTACATGACTTCTCAAAATTATTAGCTATCCCCCTGTGTAGTCATATCCAACGATCAAGACTAAACTTTCCAACTTATAGTGTATTGAAAATACAAAGCAAGAACCATATGTTTAATTACATCTAATATacacagaggaagagaagggcaATGAGGTAGGCCATGTGGTTATGAAGAGAGAGAATGTTTAGATCTCAGAGTAGCAACCATGCATTGcacaaaagtatatttattatttatgatatCAGAAAGTCCACAGAAAGGAATAAATTTGTCATCAGTAGAATCATTTTAATGCTGCTAGATCAATTTCAAAACCACTGACAAGAGAAAGatctgtgagcatggcccaaccATCTTTAGCCCACACTAGGCAGCTGATCTAGATCCCAGGAGCTGAAATTAGGCTCCCATTGATAATGTAAAGTCAGAACCTTCTCTTCAGAAACTTCTCATTTATACATAAAGTAgatttccatcaaattttttatttttaattaagtgagaggcaaggaagcaaagacagacacccacatgcaccctgactgggacccacccagcaagctccctacttAGGTGGTGTTCTTTctgtctggggccactgctccattgctcagcaactgggctattttagcacctgaggtgaggccatggacccaCCcttagcatccagggccaacttgctcgaaccattcaagccatggctgtgggagaggaagagagagagagagagatgcaggcagggagggggtgtggagaagctgacggttgcttttcctatgttccctgactgagaattgaacccgagacttccacacactgggccgacactctaccgctaagccaactagccagggccccataaaatattttgatgctTGAAAATGTAACAGGTACAGCTTATATCCCAATAAATACCTACATAATAGCAAATTGCTGTCTATTTATTAAATAGTATCAAGGACAATCAACCTTTTAGAAGAGATATCTAAAGTAAAGTTTTAGTTCTCACCTGAAACAAACTATCCAGAAGTTGACATGTAATCATATCACTGCTTCACACAGAggtttggtattttttttcctttctctgtgtaaTTTGAAGGATTTCTGTGTGCTGCCAAGGTAGTGATAACATTTACTCTTCGTAGCTGAGCCAGTCTGAAGTCTCTGCTGTCTGTACTTTGTCCTTCCTTGGAGGCGGGGCAAGTGAAGAGACTGCCCCTTGGGACACGAACATCTTattcactaattttatttttgtctctttctgcAGTGGATAATGTTGTAAGTCAGAAAACCATCAGTTATTGTCTGAGTCTTTATAAGGATGCTGGGAGTATGATGTTTGCCGATGACCATCACAACATGTACAGAGTGCCCCAGAGAGTGCGGAGTTTCACAATATGGGGAGCTCAGACCTTCACTTCTGGGAAGTGGATGTGCCACACTTCTTAGTGTGGGTTCTGGGGGCCTGTAATGATTCCCTGAGAAGTGATACCAATATTATTATTGATGCTGAAGcatcttttctatttcattggaAGGTAAACAATCATTTTCATCTGTCCACAAACTGCCCACCCTTAATTCAGTATATGAGAAGGCCTCTGGGTAAGACTGGAGTGTTTCTGGATTATGACAATGAAACTTTTAGCTTCTATGATGCTGGCAAAGGTTCCCCTCATATGTAGTTTAGTTTCACGCTCCTCGTCTTCTCtgaagttttttctttgctttggttCTCCATGAAAAGTTATATTTTGATCATTTATTTGATACTCTTCCATGTGTGAAGAAAGTCCTTTTATGAAATATTCTGGGAGGCAACAGGATGACATCTTGTGTTTGAGCACACTATAATTTAAGGGAACATAATTGTATGTTTATAAAATGGTATAAACTCATTCAATGCATAATtgtgtttattaaattttttgaataaaaactgTTTAAACTAGAGTACTTCTTAATTAATGGCTgactgtcttttttaaaaaataacagttgtATTAAGGTAAAAGTTATATACTATAAGTCACCCCTAAATGTATTTAATTCAGTAATTTTAGAAACATCAAAGAGTTGTACAATAATCATAACTATCTAATTTCAGGACATTTCCATAACCCCTAAAAGAAACCAAAACCTATTAACATTTATTTCCCATTCACTCTTCCCCACCCCTTGACAACTCCTAATCTTCTTTAGGTTTTTATGCATTTGTTTGTTGTACATATAACTGTACTTTACTCATTTTACCCATTTGGGGTAAAATGGGTAATAtcctctttatattttgtttcatagAAATATTCAATTTATCCATTCCACCACTGATGCAATTGAGATTAATTctatggttttttaaattatttttcttgtgattctGAATAATGCTCTGATCACTTTGTACCCTATACACACAAGACTTGCTCTAGTCTAGTTCAACTGTTCTTTCCAAAGTGGTGGTGTTTACAGCTCCAGTTTTATTAGAGGTCGTTTTCCAATAGAGTGGTATGAGTGTACACTCTCATTGCTTGTTTTGTTCCATGTGATTACCAAAACttaatatactaatatatatatatatatatatatatatatatatatatatatatatatttaagttttttctgaagctagaaacgggtagagacagtcagacagactcccgcatgcgctgaccgggatccacctggcacgcccaccagggggtgacgctctgcccaccagggggtgatgctctgcccctccggggcgtcgctctgtcgcgaccagagccactctagtgcctgaggcagaggccatggagccatcctcagcgcccgggccaactttgctccaatgaagcctcggctgcgggaggggaagagagagacagaggaaggagagggggaggggtggagaagcagatgggcgcttcctctgtgtgccctggccgggaatcgaacccgggacccctgcacaccaggctgacactctaccactgagccagccggccagggcctatactaaTATTAACGCTCATCTCATGGTAGTGATTGTGATATTAATTTTATTCCTCTGATTACAAATGAGgttattttcccatttatttctttcttccctgtaTAAGAAGTAGCTCTTTTATACTTTTTACCTAGGGGAAAgagttctatgtattttttttaccaattGGAAGTGTTCTTATATGTTCTGGACACTTACCTATTACAGTCTTCCCtggccatatcgtggttcacttttcgtgatctcactgtatcgcagatttttaaattgtatatctaattttgtatcgtgaatttttcgctatatcgcgggattttgtggtatatagatatttgtatatatttattattttaattatttttgcagtaaaataagcaaagtaaATGTGGGAAAGGtatataagagtgtggggaggatcTATAAAgcctgaaaatataaataaataataaaataaatataaggtcgctacttcgcggattttcgcctattgcgggggggggggggcggggtgaaacctaacccccatgatagacgagggaccactatatgctatactttttctgtgttataacttttttttcaggATTTCACTTCCACGATGGTGTTTTTTGAGACCAGAAATCTCAATATTTCTGCAgctaattaactaattaatttttagagagagagaaagacaggcagaaagggagagagaagagaagcatcaattcttcattgcagcatcttagttgttcattgattgctttctcatatgttccttgacggggggtggggggctacagtagagcgagtgaccccttgctcaaaccagagaccttgggttcaagccagtaaccttgggcttcaagccaggacctctgggctcaagccagtaaccatgaggtcatgtctatgatctcacactcaagccagcaaccctgcgctcaagctggtgagcctgtgctcaagctggatgagctcgcactcaagccggagaccttggagtttcaaacctgggtcttctgtctcccagtctgatgctctatccaccatgccaccgcctggtcaggagaaattaaatttttaaaaactccccCTTTTTATTTGAATTGGCTGCTCATTAGAGTTAGTCTCTTTTGACTCTTGGCACCAATTTTCCAGGCTATGCCTGAATTTATTCTGCCCCAACTGCTTCCTAATGCTCTATGTgcaaataaatcatatttttactAAACTTCCAATTTATATGTATTACATTGCATACAGGCCTCTGCATGTAcgtataattattttattctactgaTCTGTAGAATTCATGTACTGGTACTACACTGcttta is drawn from Saccopteryx leptura isolate mSacLep1 chromosome 1, mSacLep1_pri_phased_curated, whole genome shotgun sequence and contains these coding sequences:
- the LOC136388070 gene encoding LOW QUALITY PROTEIN: tripartite motif-containing protein 64C-like (The sequence of the model RefSeq protein was modified relative to this genomic sequence to represent the inferred CDS: inserted 3 bases in 3 codons; substituted 1 base at 1 genomic stop codon), giving the protein MDSNTLQAFQNELTCSICMNYFLDXVQLDYGHCFCCPHPCSKRSDIXKTSVPLRSLVSLARXARGQYSNSSEEQICVAHKETKGLFCEVGKNLLCGLFSEIPGHVVHSHSPIHWAAEEYRVETAKRMGSLWNKSQEMQYNVNQEASKTQSLEDYGALRKVMIKAEYQKMHLFLCEEEHLHLDRMEREAKEIFQQLRESEFRMTQQKESLQEVFRELTDLCHKPDMEMLRDLGNVLERTKLVQMQNPQPVTPELTFWPIRRILDMLNSFRDRMDNVVSQKTISYCLSLYKDAGSMMFADDHHNMYRVPQRVRSFTIWGXSDLHFWEVDVPHFLVWVLGACNDSLRSDTNIIIDAEASFLFHWKVNNHFHLSTNCPPLIQYMRRPLGKTGVFLDYDNETFSFYDAGKGSPHM